In Thermodesulfobacteriota bacterium, the genomic stretch GGGATGGAACGGAAGGTCGACGAGGTCCACTCCAAGCCGCTTGAAGGCCCTGAAATAATACCAGGCGGTCGTATGCGGGACTACGGAGCGGAGGAGCGCTATCCTGGGCCTCCGTGCGGCCATTATTCAGCCCCCGCCATAGACGACGCCGGAGACGGATTGAAGACGCTCCTCACCTTTTTAGCGTCCGCCGCGTCCCTTATCCGGGCCTTTTTGGCCCTGAACATCCCTGCAGATATGTCCTTGCTCCCGGACCTCTCGTGACCAAGGTGGAACTGTATCGCCCTGTACCTCACGGACCTCATGGCAAAGCCCGCTTTCTCAAGCCTGTAGCTTACGTCCGTGTCCTCGCCACCGCCCCTGTGCTCGTACTCCTCGTCAAAGCCGTTGACCGAAAGGAGGTCTTCCCTGTGTATTGAAAAATTGCACCCGAGGAGGCTGAAGGGACTATTCCCCCTCAGGCGATAAAGCGGCCTCAGCGCCTCCTCGTAATACCTGAGCCCCCCCCTGAGCGTATGGTAAAGGCCCCAGAGGGTCGGCCCGTCGAAGTATCCCCTATCGACCATCTCCGCCGTGACCCTCTCGGAGACGGGGATACCCATCATCACCCTCCTCCCGCCGAGGAACTCCCCGCGCCTGCGGCTCCTGAAGTGCACATCGAGGAAGTCCCTTGCGACTATACAGTCCGCGTCAAGGAAGACGATATACCTGCCCCTCGCCTCCATCACCGCGCGGTTCAATATCCTGCATTTCCTGAAGCCCCTCTTCTCCTGCCAGACGTGGCGGAGCGGGAAAAAGGACTTCCGGGCCCTGAGCCATGCCCCGACCTCCGGGCCTGAGCCGTCATCGGCCACAAGCGCCTCAAAGTCCCTGAAGGTCTGCCTTTCAAGCGCGCGGATGCAGA encodes the following:
- a CDS encoding glycosyltransferase, yielding MPEASVIIGAYDSLPYLKLCIRALERQTFRDFEALVADDGSGPEVGAWLRARKSFFPLRHVWQEKRGFRKCRILNRAVMEARGRYIVFLDADCIVARDFLDVHFRSRRRGEFLGGRRVMMGIPVSERVTAEMVDRGYFDGPTLWGLYHTLRGGLRYYEEALRPLYRLRGNSPFSLLGCNFSIHREDLLSVNGFDEEYEHRGGGEDTDVSYRLEKAGFAMRSVRYRAIQFHLGHERSGSKDISAGMFRAKKARIRDAADAKKVRSVFNPSPASSMAGAE